One stretch of Candidatus Latescibacter sp. DNA includes these proteins:
- a CDS encoding AAA family ATPase — protein sequence MHDSVFLTRVVLRNYKSFAACSVKLGPLTFLVGPNGAGKSNFLDALRIIAESLNMSLEHALRDRGGINEVRRRSSGHPTNFGIRLEFTITENSTGWFAFSVGAMKKGGFEVQDEECHVFGSELNNHNFYRVQEGRLIESSERVMPPVASDRLYLVAAAGLPGFREVYDALSHMGFYNFNPVNIRELQPPDTGILLGRDGQNIASVLNLMERENKEAYGKVMEFLSKIVTGVRGVTVKHMGKKETLEFRQVVGTNRTPWRFPAENMSDGTLRALGVLTALYQSFGEGERRIPFVGIEEPEVAVHPGAAGVLRDALIAASRNVQIGVTSHSPDILDDKDISDDWILGVVNENGDTKIGPIDPSSRSAIKDRLYTAGELLRFNQLSPDTKKIKKISPAQLELFGGIPK from the coding sequence ATGCATGATTCCGTTTTCCTGACTCGAGTCGTTCTTCGGAACTATAAAAGCTTCGCCGCCTGTTCCGTCAAACTCGGTCCCTTAACATTTCTCGTAGGACCGAACGGCGCAGGAAAAAGTAATTTTCTCGATGCGCTCCGAATTATAGCGGAATCGCTTAATATGAGTCTGGAACATGCGCTTCGGGACCGTGGCGGCATCAATGAGGTTCGCCGCCGTTCTTCCGGCCATCCAACTAATTTTGGGATCCGCCTCGAATTCACGATAACGGAAAACAGTACGGGATGGTTCGCATTTAGTGTCGGAGCAATGAAAAAAGGGGGATTTGAAGTTCAAGACGAAGAATGCCATGTTTTCGGGTCAGAATTAAACAATCACAACTTTTACCGTGTACAAGAAGGCAGACTCATTGAATCCAGTGAGAGGGTTATGCCCCCTGTAGCTTCTGATCGACTTTATCTTGTTGCTGCAGCGGGCCTTCCCGGATTTCGTGAAGTATACGATGCTCTCTCCCATATGGGATTTTACAATTTCAATCCGGTTAATATCAGGGAATTACAGCCCCCTGACACGGGTATTCTCTTGGGCCGAGACGGGCAGAATATTGCAAGTGTTTTGAACCTTATGGAAAGAGAAAATAAAGAAGCCTACGGCAAGGTGATGGAATTTCTTTCAAAAATTGTGACCGGTGTTCGGGGTGTTACGGTTAAACATATGGGCAAGAAAGAAACACTCGAATTTCGTCAGGTCGTGGGGACTAATAGAACACCGTGGCGTTTTCCCGCTGAAAATATGTCCGACGGAACGCTCCGCGCCCTTGGCGTTCTGACAGCCTTGTATCAATCTTTTGGTGAGGGTGAACGTCGTATTCCGTTCGTCGGGATTGAGGAGCCGGAAGTTGCAGTGCACCCCGGAGCCGCAGGTGTTCTTCGTGACGCACTCATCGCAGCCTCCAGGAATGTTCAGATTGGAGTGACCAGCCACAGCCCGGATATTCTCGATGACAAAGACATAAGCGATGACTGGATTCTCGGAGTCGTAAACGAAAACGGCGATACAAAAATAGGGCCTATTGATCCTTCCAGTCGAAGCGCGATTAAAGATCGACTCTATACTGCAGGTGAATTGTTGCGTTTTAATCAACTTAGCCCGGAT